Proteins encoded together in one Oncorhynchus mykiss isolate Arlee chromosome 7, USDA_OmykA_1.1, whole genome shotgun sequence window:
- the LOC110528005 gene encoding chromodomain-helicase-DNA-binding protein 5 isoform X4, with protein sequence MPGSLSNEDEGQEDMDFEDEIPDEDEDGQRNTVPLTPLDSFFTDNDSLKQQKKKKPKKMKEGKMPKVKKRKKEGGGGGGVGGGGSDLKEQAPEREDDRPLQGPEIGSESESSTYAPTTKKKKKPKDKKEKKPKRKKREEEEEDDDDDDDEDDENNKEPKSSSQLMQEWGLEDVQYGFTEEDYTTLTNYKAFSQFLRPLIAKKNPKIPMSKMMTVLGAKWREFSANNPFKGTSATAVAAAVAAAVETVTVASPTSVKEITTLSSSQPGQIRKAKTKEGKGPGVRRKTKTVKEVKKKSKGRKTKSKKKASSSEEDFGLEESDFDDVSIHSASVRSDTSGNAKKKARKGRKKRKREDGDGYETDHQDYCEVCQQGGEIILCDTCPKAYHLVCLDPELEKAPEGKWSCPHCEKEGIQWEAKDDDDEEEEVAVEEEDDHLEFCRVCKDGGELLCCDTCPSSYHIHCLNPPLPEIPNGEWLCPRCMCPPPKGKVQRILHWIWGDPPLPTEVPPGPDGETVDPLVKPPLKGHPERELFVKWAGLSYWHCSWVSELQLELYHAVMYRNYQRKNDMDEPPPYDYGSGEEELNNEKRKSKDPEYAAMEERFYRYGIKPEWMVIHRILNHSYDKDGDVHYLIKWRDLPYDQCTWEVDDFDVPEYHNAKHSYWDHREQMIGDDQRPLVVRKGKKGKEEEKRREREIPPNAPIIDPTIKFEHQPWYINATGGTLHPYQLEGLNWLRFSWAQGTDTILADEMGLGKTVQTIVFLYSLYKEGHSKGPYLVSAPLSTIINWEREFEMWAPDFYVVTYTGDKESRAVIRENEFTFEDSAVKTGRKVFRMKKDTAIKFHVLLTSYELITIDQTILGSINWACLVVDEAHRLKNNQSKFFRILNGYKIYYKLLLTGTPLQNNLEELFHLLNFLTPERFNNLEGFLEEFADISKEDQIKKLHDLLGPHMLRRLKADVFKNMPSKTELIVRVELSPMQKKYYKFILTRNFEALNSKGGGNQVSLLNIMMDLKKCCNHPYLFPVAAVEAPVLPNGSYDGNQLVKSSGKLTLLQKMLKKLKDEGHRVLIFSQMTKMLDLLEDFLEYEGYKYERIDGGITGGLRQEAIDRFNAPGAQQFCFLLSTRAGGLGINLATADTVIIYDSDWNPHNDIQAFSRAHRIGQNKKVMIYRFVTRASVEERITQVAKRKMMLTHLVVRPGLGSKTGSMSKQELDDILKFGTEELFKDEMEAAARAMGSHQKLCKNNGDIKDGDEGSVIHYDDNAISKLLDRSQNATEDTEIQNMNEYLSSFKVAQYVVKDEDAEEEPQREIIKQEENVDPDYWEKLLRHHYEQQQEDLARNLGKGKRIRKQVNYNDTSQEDQEWQDDLSDNHSEYSVGSEDEDEDFEERPEGGRRHSRRQLKSDRDKPLPPLLARVGGNIEVLGFNARQRKAFLNAIMRWGMPPQDAFNSHWLVRDLRGKSEKEFRAYVSLFMRHLCEPGADGAETFADGVPREGLSRQHVLTRIGVMSLVRKKVQEFEHVNGKYSTPDLIPIGLELKKLTESLSSDPNTPVPASPAATPQPPGSPVPPEKMDSISGPAEDKEPTEQECKKLPELETHVSTESSSQVEKTDIAPDSDETEKGSTEDKPVSSEESSEMTDIPSALIEPSINPKEPPSIQTELLSNQSSPKAEPCRETEKSLEKGDSDPAPAKPEEKELNPVVSDEAKSEDLLMPEGRLNGEKEAQEEMEEVRRELLEKNGFKMRFMFNIADGGFTELHTLWQNEERAAVSSGKMYDIWHRRHDYWLLAGIVTHGYARWQDIQNDPRYAIHNEPFKTEMHKGNYLEMKNKFLARRFKLLEQALVIEEQLRRAAYLNMTQDPSHPAMALNTRFAEVECLAESHQHLSKESLAGNKPANAVLHKVLNQLEELLSDMKADVTRLPNMLSRIPPVSSRLQMSERSILSRLTSRGNEPPPQQPFGQGSFACSQMYSTGFGGSFRGPAGEAMVNYSQMPLGPYVSMSNGPPPPSSHLDKKSCDHLRDVTTPDLKSGKPSDVICIED encoded by the exons ggaggaggaggtggaggagtagGAGGTGGTGGCAGTGACTTGAAGGAGCAGGCCCCTGAGCGGGAGGATGACCGTCCACTGCAGGGTCCAGAGATTGGTTCAGAGAGCGAGAGCAGCACCTACGCCCCTaccacaaagaagaagaagaaacctaAGGATAAGAAAGAGAAGAAACCCAAacggaagaagagagaagaggaggaggaggatgacgatgatgatgatgacgaagaTGATGAAAATAATAAG GAGCCCAAGTCGTCCAGTCAGCTGATGCAGGAGTGGGGTCTGGAGGATGTGCAGTATGGCTTCACAGAGGAGGACTATACAACCCTCACCAACTACAAGGCCTTCAGCCAGTTCCTCAG GCCACTTATTGCCAAGAAGAACCCTAAGATCCCCATGTCAAAGATGATGACAGTGTTAGGGGCCAAGTGGCGAGAGTTCAGCGCTAACAACCCCTTCAAAGGCACCTCTGCAACTGCTGTGGCTGCCGCGGTGGCTGCTGCCGTGGAAACGGTCACCGTTGCCTCGCCCACCTCTGTCAAAGAGATCACTACACTGTCAAGCTCTCAGCCTGGGCAAATCAGAAAAGCCAAAACCAAAGAGGGAAAGG GGCCTGGGGTTCGACGGAAAACAAAGACTGTAAAGGAGGTAAAGAAGAAAAGTAAAGGGAGGAAGACCAAATCAAAGAAGAAAGCATCCTCG AGTGAGGAGGACTTTGGGCTGGAGGAGTCGGACTTTGATGATGTCAGCATCCACAGTGCCTCGGTGCGCTCTGATACCTCGGGGAATGCCAAGAAGAAAGCCCGGAAGGGTCGGAAAAAAAGGAAAA GAGAGGATGGGGACGGCTATGAGACAGACCACCAGGACTACTGTGAGGTGTGCCAGCAGGGAGGGGAGATCATCCTGTGTGACACCTGTCCCAAAGCCTATCACCTGGTGTGTCTGGACCCTGAGCTGGAGAAAGCTCCCGAGGGCAAGTGGAGCTGCCCCCACTGT GAGAAGGAGGGCATCCAGTGGGAGGCCAAAGATGATgacgatgaggaagaggaggttgCGGTTGAGGAAGAGGACGACCACCTGGAGTTCTGCAGAGTGTGTAAAGACGGAGGGGAGCTGCTGTGCTGTGACACCTGCCCCTCCTCCTACCATATCCACTGCCTCAACCCTCCACTGCCTGAGATACCCAATGGGGAGTGGCTGTGCCCACGCTGCATG TGTCCACCTCCGAAGGGGAAGGTACAGAGAATTCTCCACTGGATTTGGGGGGACCCCCCCTTACCAACTGAGGTGCCCCCTGGCCCCGATGGAGAGACTGTGGACCCGCTGGTAAAGCCCCCCCTGAAGGGCCACCCGGAGAGGGAGCTGTTTGTCAAGTGGGCTGGTCTCTCCTACTGGCACTGCTCCTGGGTCAGTGAACTGCAG TTGGAGCTGTACCACGCGGTGATGTATCGTAACTACCAGAGGAAGAACGACATGGACGAGCCCCCTCCGTACGACTACGGCTCTGGGGAGGAGGAGCTGAACAACGAGAAGAGGAAGAGTAAAGACCCAGAGTACGCTGCCATGGAGGAGAGATTCTACCGCTACGGCATCAAGCCAGAGTGGATGGTCATCCACAGGATCCTCAACCACAG TTATGATAAGGATGGAGATGTGCACTACCTGATCAAGTGGAGAGACCTGCCCTATGACCAGTGCACCTGGGAGGTGGATGACTTTGACGTCCCTGAGTATCACAACGCCAAACATTCCTACTGGGACCACAG GGAGCAGATGATTGGTGACGACCAGCGCCCTTTAGTGGTGAGAAAGGGAAAGAAGggcaaagaggaggagaagaggagggagagagaaatccCTCCTAACGCTCCAATCATAGAT CCTACCATCAAGTTTGAACATCAACCGTGGTACATCAATGCCACTGGGGGAACCCTACACCCGTACCAGCTGGAGGGGTTGAACTGGCTGCGGTTCTCCTGGGCACAGGGCACAGACACAATCCTGGCAGACGAGATGGGCCTGGGCAAGACTGTCCAGACCATCGTGTTCCTCTACTCACTCTACAAGGAG GGTCACTCCAAAGGGCCATACCTGGTCAGTGCCCCCCTGTCCACCATCATCAACTGGGAGAGGGAGTTTGAGATGTGGGCCCCAGACTTCTACGTGGTGACCTACACTGGGGACAAAGAAAGCCGGGCGGTCATCCGGGAGAACGAGTTCACCTTCGAGGACAGTGCGGTCAAAACAGGCCGCAAGGTCTTCCGTATGAAG AAAGACACGGCCATCAAGTTCCATGTGTTGCTGACGTCATATGAGCTAATCACCATCGATCAGACCATTCTGGGCTCCATTAACTGGGCCTGTCTAGTGGTGGACGAGGCCCACAGACTGAAGAACAACCAGTCAAAG TTTTTCAGAATTCTCAATGGGTATAAGATCTACTATAAGCTGCTACTGACTGGCACTCCTCTGCAGAACAACCTGGAGGAGCTGTTTCACCTGCTCAACTTCCTCACCCCAGAGAGATTCAA TAACCTGGAGGGGTTCCTGGAGGAGTTTGCAGACATCTCCAAGGAGGACCAGATCAAGAAGCTGCATGATCTGCTGGGCCCACACATGCTCAGGAGATTGAAGGCTGACGTCTTCAAGAACATGCCTTCCAAGACAGAGCTCATTGTACGAGTGGAGCTCAGCCCCATGCAGAA GAAGTACTACAAGTTTATCCTGACGCGGAACTTTGAGGCGCTCAACTCCAAGGGCGGGGGCAACCAGGTGTCCCTGCTCAACATCATGATGGACCTGAAGAAGTGCTGCAACCACCCCTATCTGTTTCCCGTGGCAGCcgtg GAGGCACCAGTGTTACCCAATGGCTCTTATGATGGGAACCAGCTGGTCAAGTCCTCAGGCAAACTCACCCTGCTCCAGAAGATGCTGAAGAAACTCAAAGATGAAGGACACAGAGTTCTCATCTTCTCCCAGATGACTAAGATGCTGGATCTGCTTGAGGACTTTCTGGAATACGAGGGCTACAAATATGAACGCATTGATGGAGGCATCACAGGGGGACTACGACAGGAGGCTATCGACCGCTTCAACG CACCGGGTGCTCAGCAGTTCTGCTTCCTGCTCTCCACCCGAGCTGGAGGCTTGGGCATCAACCTGGCCACGGCAGACACCGTCATCATCTACGACTCAGACTGGAACCCTCACAACGATATCCAG GCATTCAGCAGGGCCCACCGTATAGGTCAGAATAAGAAGGTGATGATCTATCGCTTTGTGACGCGAGCTAGCGTGGAGGAGCGCATCACCCAGGTGGCCAAGAGGAAGATGATGCTGACCCACCTGGTGGTGAGGCCTGGCCTGGGCTCCAAGACCGGCTCCATGTCCAAACAGGAGCTGGACGACATCCTCAAGTTCGGCACCGAGGAGCTCTTCAAGGACGAGATGGAGGCAGCTGCACGGGCCATGGGTTCGCATCAAAAACTCTGTAAGAATAATG GGGACATAAAAGATGGAGATGAGGGCAGTGTCATTCACTATGATGACAATGCCATCTCCAAGCTGCTGGACCGTAGCCAGAATGCCACGGAGGACACTGAGATCCAGAACATGAACGAATACCTCAGCTCCTTCAAGGTGGCCCAGTATGTTGTCAAAGACGAGGACGCAGAG GAGGAGCCCCAGCGGGAGATCATTAAGCAGGAGGAGAATGTTGATCCAGACTACTGGGAGAAGCTGCTGAGGCACCACTatgagcagcagcaggaggaccTGGCCCGCAACCTGGGCAAAGGCAAACGCATCCGCAAGCAGGTCAACTACAACGACACGTCTCAGGAGGACCAAG AGTGGCAGGATGATCTTTCAGACAATCATTCCGAGTACTCCGTGGGGTCCGAGGACGAGGACGAAGATTTCGAGGAGAGGCCGGAAG GTGGGCGCAGACATTCTCGCAGGCAGCTGAAGAGTGACAGGGACAAACCTCTGCCACCCCTGCTGGCACGCGTAGGGGGCAACATCGAG GTGCTGGGGTTCAACGCCCGTCAGCGGAAGGCCTTCCTCAACGCTATCATGCGCTGGGGCATGCCTCCTCAGGACGCCTTCAACTCTCACTGGCTGGTCAGAGACCTAAGAGGGAAAAGTGAGAAAGAGTTCAG GGCCTACGTGTCCCTGTTCATGAGACATCTTTGTGAGCCCGGGGCAGACGGGGCGGAGACCTTTGCAGATGGGGTTCCACGAGAAGGGCTGTCCCGTCAGCATGTCCTCACCAGGATTGGGGTTATGTCTCTGGTCAGGAAAAAG GTCCAGGAGTTTGAGCATGTCAATGGGAAATACAGCACTCCAGACCTGATCCCTATTGGACTGGAGCTGAAGAAACTGACTGAGAGTCTGTCCTCTGACCCCAACACCCCCGTCCCTGCTAGCCCTGCTGCCACACCCCAGCCTCCTGGAAGTCCTGTCCCACCAG AGAAGATGGACTCGATCTCAGGGCCTGCTGAAGACAAGGAGCCCACAGAACAGGAATGCAAGAAGCTACCAGAACTGGAG ACTCATGTTAGTACAGAGTCATCATCCCAGGTAGAGAAGACAGACATCGCTCCTGACAGTGATGAGACAGAGAAAGGCAGCACAGAGGACAAACCAGTCTCCTCAGAGGAGAGTAGTGAAATGACAGACATACCCTCCGCACTGATAGAGCCATCCATCAATCCTAAAGAGCCTCCATCCATACAGACAGAGCTGTTGTCCAATCAAAGCTCACCAAAAG CGGAGCCCTGTCGAGAGACAGAGAAGTCCTTAGAAAAAGGAGACAGTGATCCTGCTCCAGCCAAACCCGAGGAGAAGGAACTGAATCCAG TTGTTTCAGACGAGGCCAAGAGCGAGGACTTGCTCATGCCCGAGGGACGGCTGAATGGAGAAAAAGAAGcacaggaggagatggaggaggtcaGGAGGGAATTACTGGAGAAGAATGGTTTCAAGATGAGGTTCATGTTCAACATTGCCGACGGAGGCTTCACAG AGCTGCACACCCTGTGGCAGAACGAGGAGCGGGCTGCCGTGTCATCTGGGAAGATGTATGACATCTGGCACCGTCGCCACGACTACTGGCTACTGGCTGGCATCGTAAC ACATGGCTATGCCCGCTGGCAGGACATTCAGAACGACCCACGCTATGCCATCCACAATGAGCCCTTCAAGACTGAGATGCACAAGGGAAATTACCTGGAGATGAAGAACAAGTTCCTGGCTCGTCGCTTTAAG cTGTTGGAGCAGGCTCTGGTGATAGAGGAGCAGTTGAGGAGGGCAGCGTACCTGAACATGACCCAGGACCCCAGCCATCCGGCCATGGCCCTAAACACTCGCTTTGCTGAGGTGGAGTGTCTTGCTGAGTCTCACCAGCACCTGTCCAAGGAGTCTCTGGCTGGAAACAAGCCAGCCAACGCTGTGCTGCACAAAG TACTGAACCAGCTGGAGGAGCTGTTAAGTGACATGAAGGCGGATGTGACGCGGCTTCCCAACATGTTGTCCCGGATCCCCCCAGTGTCTTCGCGTCTGCAGATGTCTGAGAGGAGTATCCTCAGCCGCCTCACCAGCCGCGGCAACGAACCTCCGCCCCaacag CCGTTCGGCCAGGGCTCATTTGCCTGTTCCCAGATGTACAGCACTGGCTTTGGGGGCAGTTTCCGGGGGCCTGCAGGTGAAGCCATGGTCAACTATAGCCAGATGCCCCTGGGACCCTATGTCAGTA TGTCCAACGGCCCCCCTCCTCCATCCAGCCACTTGGACAAGAAGTCCTGCGACCACCTGAGGGATGTCACCACCCCTGACCTTAAGTCAGGCAAGCCCAGTGATGTTATCTGTATTGAAGATTAG